The Verrucomicrobium spinosum DSM 4136 = JCM 18804 genome includes a region encoding these proteins:
- a CDS encoding ATP-binding cassette domain-containing protein has translation MSLVLANLRLPLADFALEVNVELAAPVTGLFGPSGAGKTSLLEVVAGLRRPSAGRVQLHGRVLDDAATRRHLAPEKRHVGYVPQDLALFPHLNARANLEFGHAPGGPISSLKVVEILELAPLLDRRVHHLSGGEKQRVALGRALLASPAILLMDEPLSSLDQRLRQRVLPYLQAVRREFSIPMIYVSHARDEIEMLCDEVLEIAGGQCTRRS, from the coding sequence ATGAGCCTGGTCCTGGCAAACCTGCGCCTTCCCCTGGCCGACTTCGCCCTTGAGGTGAATGTGGAGCTCGCTGCCCCAGTCACTGGCCTCTTCGGCCCTTCCGGCGCGGGCAAAACCTCCCTGCTTGAGGTCGTCGCGGGTCTGCGCCGCCCTTCCGCAGGTCGCGTTCAACTGCATGGTCGCGTCCTCGATGACGCCGCGACCCGTCGGCACCTGGCCCCAGAGAAGCGTCATGTGGGCTACGTCCCCCAGGATCTCGCCCTGTTCCCGCACCTCAATGCGCGGGCCAATCTGGAGTTCGGCCACGCTCCAGGCGGCCCCATTTCCAGCCTCAAGGTGGTGGAAATCCTCGAACTCGCCCCGCTCCTGGACCGTCGGGTGCATCACCTCAGCGGTGGGGAGAAACAACGCGTTGCCCTGGGCCGCGCCCTCCTCGCCTCCCCGGCCATCCTGCTCATGGATGAGCCTCTCTCCAGCCTCGATCAAAGGCTGCGTCAGCGCGTGCTCCCTTATCTCCAGGCCGTCCGCCGCGAGTTCTCCATCCCGATGATCTACGTCAGCCATGCCCGGGATGAGATCGAGATGTTGTGCGACGAAGTGCTCGAGATCGCCGGGGGCCAGTGCACGAGGCGATCGTAG
- the modB gene encoding molybdate ABC transporter permease subunit has product MTPDDWQTLWLTLWTAAAAVALILPPGAALAWLLARKRWPGKTLVETLVALPLVVPPVATGLVLLKLLGRRGPVGGWLYNTFGWEIVFTWKAVVVALAVMSFPLLVRSLRTAFEGVPVRLEGIARTLGRGPWNVFWTVTLPLARRGLAAGVVLSFARALGEFGATIMVAGYISGKTSTLSLSIYQLVQTGQDAHAMKLLGISVVLAFAALWISELLTRRKQPS; this is encoded by the coding sequence ATGACCCCTGACGACTGGCAGACCCTCTGGCTCACCCTCTGGACGGCGGCAGCGGCGGTGGCGCTCATCCTCCCCCCTGGGGCTGCACTGGCCTGGCTGCTGGCACGGAAGCGCTGGCCGGGGAAGACGCTCGTGGAGACCCTGGTGGCCCTGCCTCTGGTCGTGCCCCCTGTGGCCACCGGGCTGGTCCTGCTCAAGCTGCTCGGCCGACGCGGCCCCGTCGGCGGCTGGCTGTACAACACCTTTGGCTGGGAGATTGTCTTCACCTGGAAGGCCGTGGTGGTCGCCCTCGCCGTCATGTCCTTCCCCCTGCTCGTCCGCAGCCTCCGCACCGCCTTTGAAGGGGTGCCCGTGCGGCTGGAAGGCATCGCCCGCACCTTGGGGCGCGGCCCGTGGAATGTCTTCTGGACCGTTACCCTCCCGCTGGCCCGGCGCGGTCTGGCTGCGGGAGTCGTCCTGTCCTTCGCCCGGGCGCTGGGCGAGTTCGGTGCCACCATCATGGTGGCTGGCTACATCTCGGGCAAGACCTCCACGCTCTCCCTCTCGATCTACCAACTCGTGCAGACCGGCCAGGACGCCCACGCGATGAAGCTCCTGGGCATCTCCGTGGTGCTGGCCTTCGCCGCCCTTTGGATCAGTGAACTCCTCACCCGCCGGAAACAGCCCTCATGA